In Carya illinoinensis chloroplast, complete genome, one DNA window encodes the following:
- the rpoC2 gene encoding RNA polymerase beta'' subunit — MEVLMAERANLVFHNKVIDGTAIKRLISRLIDHFGMAYTSHILDQVKTLGFQQATATSISLGIDDLLTIPSKGWLVQDAEQQSLVLEKHHHYGNVHAVEKLRQSIEIWYATSEYLRQEMNPNFRMTDPFNPVHIMSFSGARGNASQVHQLVGMRGLMSDPQGQMIDLPIQSNLREGLSLTEYIISCYGARKGVVDTAVRTSDAGYLTRRLVEVVQHIVVRRTDCGTIRGISVSPRNGMMPERIFIQTLIGRVLADDIYMGPRCIAVRNQDIGIGLVNRFITFQTQTISIRTPFTCRSTSWICRLCYGRSPTHGDLVELGEAVGIIAGQSIGEPGTQLTLRTFHTGGVFTGGTAEHIRAPSNGKIRFNEDLVHPTRTRHGHPAFLCYIDLYVTIESEDIIHNVTIPPKSFLLVQNDQYVQSEQVIAEIRAGTYTFNFKERVRKHIYSDSEGEMHWSTDVYHAPEFTYSNVHLLPKTSHLWILSGGSRHSSVVPFSLQKDQDKINVNSLSVEKRSISSLSGDNDQVRQKFFSSDLFGKKKKESGIPDYSELNRIICTGHFNLIYPAILYENYDLLAKRRRNRFIIPFQSIQEREKELMPPAGISIEIPVNGIFRKNSILAYFDDPQYRRKNSGITKYGTIGVHSILKKEDLIEYRGVKEFKPKYQMKIDRFFFIPEEVHILPESSSIMVQNNSLIGVDTRITLNIRSRAGGLVRVERKKKRIELKIFSGDIHFPGNMDKISRHSGIFIPLRTAKKNAKESKKKLQDWIYVQWITPNKKKYFVLARPVIIYEIADGINFVTLFSQHLLHERDNLELRVVNYILYGNGKPIRGIYGTNIQLVRTCLLLNWDQDKKSSSVEEAHASFVEVNTNGLIRDFLRIDLVKSYISYIRKRKDPSGSGLIFDERSDPNSINPFYSIYSKARIQQSLSQNQVTIRTLLNRNKDSQSLIILSLSNCFQMGPFNDAKYYNGIKKESMKRDTLIPIRNSLGPLGLGRASKSKNFDSFYHLITYNQISVTKYLQLDNLKQTFQVLKYYLIDENGRIYNPDPCSNTVLNPFNLNWHFLHHHFLHHNYCEETSTIISLGQFICENVCIAKNGPHLKSGQVLIVQIDFVVIRSAKPYLATLGATVHGHYGEILYEGDTLVTFIYEKSRSGDITQGLPKVEQVLEVRSIDSISMNLEKRIEGWNERIAKILGIPWGFLIGAELTIVQSRISLVNKIQKVYRSQGVQIHNRHIEIIVRQITSKGLVSEDRMSNVFSPGELIELLRAERTGRALEEAICYRAILLGITKASLNTQSFISEASFQETARVLAKAALRGRIDWLKGLKENVVLGGMVPVGTGFKGLVQRSRQPNNIPLETKKNDLFEVKMRDMLFYHRELFDFFISKNLYDTPKQSLRGFNDS; from the coding sequence ATGGAGGTACTTATGGCAGAACGGGCCAATCTGGTCTTTCACAATAAAGTCATAGATGGAACTGCCATTAAACGACTTATTAGCAGATTAATAGATCACTTCGGAATGGCATATACATCACATATCCTGGATCAAGTAAAGACTCTGGGGTTCCAGCAAGCCACTGCTACATCCATTTCATTAGGAATTGATGATCTTTTAACAATACCTTCTAAGGGATGGTTAGTCCAAGATGCGGAACAACAAAGTTTGGTTTTGGAAAAACACCATCATTATGGAAATGTACACGCAGTAGAAAAATTACGACAATCCATTGAGATATGGTATGCTACAAGTGAATATTTGCGACAAGAAATGAATCCTAATTTTAGGATGACTGACCCTTTTAATCCAGTACATATAATGTCTTTTTCGGGAGCTAGAGGAAATGCATCTCAAGTACATCAATTAGTAGGTATGAGAGGATTAATGTCGGATCCACAAGGACAAATGATTGATTTACCCATTCAAAGCAATTTACGTGAAGGACTGTCTTTAACAGAATATATCATTTCTTGCTACGGAGCCCGCAAAGGAGTTGTAGATACTGCTGTACGAACATCAGATGCTGGATATCTTACACGCAGACTTGTTGAAGTAGTTCAACACATTGTTGTACGTAGAACAGATTGTGGTACCATCCGAGGTATTTCTGTGAGTCCTCGAAATGGGATGATGCCGGAAAGAATTTTTATCCAAACATTAATTGGTCGTGTATTAGCAGATGATATATATATGGGCCCACGATGCATTGCCGTTAGAAATCAAGATATTGGGATTGGACTTGTCAATCGATTCATCACCTTTCAAACACAAACAATATCTATTCGAACCCCCTTTACTTGTAGGAGTACATCTTGGATCTGCCGATTATGTTATGGCCGAAGTCCTACTCATGGCGACCTGGTCGAATTGGGAGAAGCTGTAGGTATTATTGCGGGTCAATCTATTGGAGAACCGGGCACTCAACTAACATTAAGAACTTTTCATACCGGCGGAGTATTCACAGGAGGTACTGCAGAACATATACGAGCCCCTTCTAATGGAAAAATAAGATTCAATGAGGATTTGGTTCATCCCACACGTACACGTCATGGGCATCCCGCTTTTCTATGTTATATAGACTTGTATGTAACTATTGAGAGTGAAGATATTATACACAACGTGACTATTCCACCAAAGAGTTTTCTTTTAGTCCAAAATGATCAATATGTACAATCAGAACAAGTTATTGCTGAGATTCGCGCGGGAACATATACTTTTAATTTTAAAGAAAGGGTTCGAAAACATATTTATTCTGACTCAGAGGGAGAAATGCACTGGAGTACCGATGTATACCATGCACCGGAATTTACATACAGTAATGTGCATCTCTTACCAAAAACAAGTCATTTATGGATATTATCAGGAGGTTCGCGCCACTCTAGTGTAGTCCCTTTTTCGCTTCAAAAGGATCAAGATAAAATTAACGTTAATTCTCTTTCTGTTGAAAAAAGATCTATTTCTAGTCTTTCAGGAGACAATGATCAAGTAAGACAAAAATTCTTTAGTTCAGATCTTTTTGGAAAAAAAAAAAAAGAAAGCGGGATTCCTGATTATTCAGAACTTAATCGAATCATATGTACGGGTCATTTTAATCTCATATATCCTGCTATTCTCTACGAAAATTATGATTTATTGGCAAAGAGACGAAGAAATAGATTCATCATCCCATTCCAATCGATTCAAGAACGAGAAAAAGAGCTAATGCCTCCTGCTGGTATTTCGATTGAAATACCCGTAAATGGTATTTTTCGCAAAAATAGTATTCTTGCTTATTTTGATGATCCTCAATACAGAAGAAAAAATTCAGGAATTACTAAATATGGGACTATAGGAGTGCACTCAATCCTCAAAAAAGAGGATTTGATTGAGTATCGAGGAGTCAAAGAATTTAAGCCAAAATACCAAATGAAAATAGATCGATTTTTTTTCATTCCCGAGGAAGTACATATTTTGCCCGAATCTTCTTCCATAATGGTACAGAACAATAGTCTCATTGGAGTAGATACACGAATCACTTTAAATATAAGAAGCCGAGCGGGCGGATTGGTCCGAGTGGAGAGAAAAAAAAAAAGGATTGAACTTAAAATCTTTTCTGGAGATATCCATTTTCCTGGAAATATGGATAAGATATCCCGACACAGTGGTATCTTTATACCGCTTAGAACGGCAAAAAAAAATGCTAAGGAATCAAAAAAAAAGTTGCAAGATTGGATCTATGTCCAATGGATCACACCTAACAAGAAAAAGTATTTTGTTTTGGCTCGACCTGTAATCATATATGAAATAGCAGACGGTATAAATTTCGTAACACTTTTCTCCCAGCATCTTTTGCATGAAAGGGATAATCTGGAACTTAGAGTTGTCAATTATATCCTTTATGGAAATGGCAAACCCATTCGGGGAATTTATGGCACAAATATTCAATTAGTTCGGACTTGTTTATTGTTGAATTGGGACCAAGACAAAAAAAGTTCTTCTGTCGAAGAAGCTCACGCTTCTTTTGTTGAAGTAAATACAAATGGTCTGATTCGAGATTTCCTGCGAATCGATTTAGTAAAATCCTATATTTCGTATATCAGAAAAAGGAAAGATCCGTCAGGTTCAGGATTGATCTTTGATGAGAGGTCAGATCCCAACAGTATCAATCCATTTTATTCTATTTATTCCAAGGCAAGGATTCAACAATCACTTAGTCAAAATCAAGTAACTATTCGTACGTTGTTGAATAGGAATAAGGACTCTCAATCTTTGATAATTTTGTCATTATCTAATTGTTTTCAAATGGGTCCATTCAACGATGCAAAATATTACAATGGAATAAAAAAAGAATCAATGAAAAGAGATACTCTAATTCCAATTAGGAATTCGTTGGGGCCTTTAGGATTAGGAAGAGCCTCTAAAAGTAAGAATTTTGATTCATTTTACCATTTAATAACTTATAATCAGATCTCGGTAACTAAATATTTACAACTTGACAATTTAAAACAGACTTTTCAAGTACTTAAATATTATTTAATAGATGAAAATGGTAGAATTTATAATCCCGATCCATGCAGTAACACCGTTTTGAATCCATTCAATTTGAATTGGCATTTTCTCCATCATCATTTTCTCCATCATAATTATTGTGAAGAAACATCTACAATAATTAGCCTTGGGCAGTTTATTTGTGAAAATGTATGTATAGCGAAAAACGGACCGCACCTAAAATCGGGTCAAGTTCTAATTGTTCAAATTGACTTTGTAGTAATAAGATCAGCTAAACCTTATTTGGCCACTCTGGGAGCAACTGTTCATGGTCATTATGGAGAAATCCTTTACGAAGGAGATACGTTAGTTACATTTATATATGAAAAGTCGAGATCTGGAGATATAACGCAAGGTCTTCCAAAAGTGGAACAAGTGTTAGAAGTTCGTTCGATTGATTCAATATCGATGAACCTAGAAAAGAGGATTGAGGGTTGGAACGAGCGCATAGCAAAAATTCTTGGAATTCCTTGGGGATTCTTGATTGGTGCTGAGCTAACTATAGTACAAAGTCGTATCTCTTTGGTTAATAAGATCCAAAAAGTTTATCGATCTCAGGGGGTGCAGATTCATAATCGGCATATAGAGATTATTGTGCGTCAAATAACATCAAAAGGGTTGGTTTCAGAAGATAGAATGTCTAATGTTTTTTCACCCGGAGAACTAATTGAATTGTTGCGGGCGGAACGAACAGGGCGTGCTTTGGAAGAAGCGATCTGTTACCGAGCCATCTTATTGGGAATAACGAAAGCATCTCTAAATACTCAAAGTTTCATATCCGAAGCGAGTTTTCAAGAAACTGCTAGAGTTTTAGCAAAAGCCGCTCTCCGGGGTCGTATCGATTGGTTGAAAGGTCTGAAAGAGAACGTTGTTCTCGGGGGGATGGTACCCGTTGGTACTGGATTCAAAGGATTAGTGCAACGTTCAAGGCAACCTAACAACATTCCTTTGGAAACAAAAAAGAATGATTTATTCGAGGTGAAAATGAGAGATATGTTGTTCTACCACAGAGAATTATTTGATTTTTTCATTTCAAAGAATTTATACGATACACCCAAACAATCATTGCGAGGATTTAATGATTCCTAA
- the rpoC1 gene encoding RNA polymerase beta' subunit, with the protein MNQNFSSMIDRYKHQQLRIGSVSPQQISAWANKILPNGEIVGEVKKPYTFHYKTNKPEKDGLFCERIFGPIKSGICACGNYRVIGDEKEDPKSCEQCGVEFLDSRIRRYQMGYIKLACPVTHVWYLKRLPSYIANLLDKPLKELEGLVYCDVYPNFSFARPIAKKPTFLRLRGSFEYEIQSWKYSIPLFFTTQGFDTFRNREISTGAGAIREQLADLDLRIIIDYSLVEWKELGDEGSADNEWEDRKVGRRKDFLVRRMELAKHFIRTNIEPEWMVLCLLPVLPPELRPIIQIDGGKLMSSDINELYRRVIYRNNTLIDLLTTSRSTPGELVMCQEKLVQEAVDTLLDNGIRGQPRRDGHNKVYKSFSDVIEGKEGRFRETLLGKRVDYSGRSVIVVGPLLSLHRCGLPREIAIELFQPFVIRGLIRQHLASNIGVAKSKIREKEAIVWEILQEVMQGHPVLLNRAPTLHRLGIQAFQPILVEGRAICLHPLVCKGFNADFDGDQMAVHVPLSLEAQAEARLLMFSHMNLLSPAIGDPIALPTQDMLIGLYVLTSGNRRGICANRYNPCNRRNSQNKKMDDNSYKYTKEKEPFFCNSYDVIGAYRQKRINLDNPLWLRWQLDQRVIASREAPIEVHYESLGNYHEIYEHYLIVRSIKKEILCIYIRTTVGHISLYREIEEAIQGFCRTCSYGT; encoded by the exons ATGAATCAGAATTTTTCTTCTATGATTGATCGGTATAAACATCAACAACTCCGAATTGGATCAGTTTCTCCTCAACAAATAAGTGCTTGGGCCAATAAAATCCTACCCAATGGGGAGATAGTTGGAGAGGTCAAAAAACCCTATACTTTTCATTACAAAACCAATAAACCTGAAAAAGATGGATTATTTTGTGAAAGAATTTTTGGGCCTATAAAAAGTGGGATTTGCGCTTGTGGAAATTATCGAGTAATCGGGGATGAAAAAGAAGACCCGAAATCTTGTGAACAATGCGGAGTCGAATTTTTGGATTCTCGGATACGAAGATACCAAATGGGCTATATCAAACTGGCATGTCCAGTAACTCATGTGTGGTATTTGAAACGTCTTCCTAGTTATATTGCGAATCTTTTAGATAAACCTCTTAAAGAATTAGAAGGGCTAGTATACTGCGATGTG TACCCAAATTTTTCTTTTGCTAGGCCCATAGCTAAAAAACCTACTTTCTTACGATTACGAGGTTCATTCGAATATGAAATCCAATCCTGGAAATACAGCATCCCACTTTTCTTTACTACGCAGGGCTTCGATACATTTCGAAATCGAGAAATTTCTACCGGAGCGGGTGCTATCCGAGAACAATTAGCCGATCTGGATTTGCGAATTATTATAGATTATTCGTTGGTAGAATGGAAAGAATTAGGGGACGAAGGGTCCGCGGATAATGAATGGGAGGATCGAAAAGTTGGAAGAAGAAAGGATTTTTTGGTTAGACGCATGGAATTAGCTAAGCATTTTATTCGAACAAATATAGAACCAGAATGGATGGTTTTATGTCTATTACCAGTTCTTCCTCCCGAGTTGAGACCCATCATTCAGATAGATGGGGGTAAACTAATGAGCTCGGATATTAATGAACTTTATAGAAGAGTTATTTATCGGAACAATACTCTTATCGATCTATTAACAACAAGTAGATCTACGCCAGGGGAATTAGTAATGTGTCAGGAGAAATTGGTACAAGAAGCTGTGGATACACTTCTTGATAATGGAATCCGCGGACAACCGAGGAGGGACGGTCATAATAAGGTTTACAAGTCGTTTTCGGATGTAATTGAAGGTAAAGAGGGAAGATTTCGTGAGACTCTCCTTGGTAAACGGGTCGATTATTCGGGCCGTTCCGTTATTGTCGTAGGGCCCTTGCTTTCATTACATCGATGTGGATTGCCTCGCGAAATAGCAATAGAACTTTTCCAACCATTTGTAATTCGGGGTCTAATTAGACAACATCTTGCTTCGAACATAGGAGTTGCTAAGAGTAAAATTCGAGAAAAAGAAGCGATTGTATGGGAAATACTTCAGGAAGTTATGCAGGGGCACCCCGTATTACTGAATCGAGCGCCTACCCTGCATAGATTAGGCATACAGGCATTCCAACCCATTTTAGTGGAAGGGCGCGCTATTTGTTTACATCCATTAGTTTGTAAGGGATTCAATGCAGATTTTGATGGGGATCAAATGGCGGTTCATGTACCTTTATCTTTGGAGGCTCAAGCGGAGGCTCGTTTACTTATGTTTTCTCATATGAATCTCTTGTCTCCAGCTATTGGGGATCCCATTGCCCTACCAACCCAAGATATGCTTATTGGGCTCTATGTATTAACGAGCGGAAATCGCCGAGGTATTTGTGCAAATAGGTATAATCCATGTAATCGCAGAAATTCTCAAAATAAAAAAATGGACGACAATAGCTATAAATATACGAAAGAAAAAGAACCCTTTTTTTGTAATTCTTATGATGTAATTGGAGCTTATCGTCAGAAAAGAATCAATTTAGATAATCCTTTGTGGCTCCGGTGGCAACTAGATCAACGCGTTATTGCTTCAAGAGAAGCTCCTATCGAAGTTCACTATGAATCTTTGGGTAACTATCATGAGATTTATGAGCACTACCTAATAGTAAGAAGTATAAAAAAAGAAATTCTTTGTATATACATTCGAACCACTGTTGGTCATATTTCTCTTTATCGAGAAATTGAAGAAGCTATACAAGGGTTTTGCCGGACCTGCTCATATGGTACCTAA
- the rpoB gene encoding RNA polymerase beta subunit, translating into MSTIPGFNQIQFEGFCRFIDEGLTEELYKFPKIEDTNQEIEFQLFVETYQLVEPLIKERDAVYESLTYSCELYVSAGLIWKNSRDMQEQKIFIGNIPLMNSLGTSIVNGIYRIVINQILQSPGIYYRSELDNNGIFVYTGTIISDWGGRLELEIDRKARIWARVSRKQKISILVLSSAMGSNLREILENVCYPEILLSFLNDKDKKKMGSKENAILEFYQQFACVGGDPVFSESLCKELQKKFFQQRCELGKIGRRNMNQRLNLDIPHNTTFLLPRDILAATDHLIGMKFGMGTLDDMNHLKNKRIRSVADLLQDQFGLALVRLENMIRGTIGGAIRHKLIPTPQNLVTSTPLTTTYESFFGLHPLSQVLDRTNPLTQIVHGRKSSYLGPGGLTGRTASFRIRDIHPSHYGRICPIDTSEGINVGLIGSLAIHARIGHWGYLESPFYEIYERSKRVRMLYLSPSRDEYYIVAAGNSLALNRGIQEEQVVPARYRQEFLTIEWEQVHLRSIFPFQYFSIGASLIPFIEHNDANRALMSSNMQRQAVPLSRSEKCIVGTGLERQAALDSGALAIAEHEGKIIYTDTDKILLSGKGDILSIPLVMYQRSNKNTCMHQKPRVPRGKCIKKGQILADGAATVGGELALGKNVLVAYMPWEGYNSEDAVLISERLVYGDIYTSFHIRKYEIQTHVTSHGPERITNEIPHLKAHLLRNLDKNGIVMLGSWVETGDILVGKLTPQMSKESSYAPEDRLLRAILGIQVSTSKETCLKLPIGGRGRVIDVRWIQKKGASSYNPEIIRVYISQKREIKVGDKVAGRHGNKGIISKILPRQDMPYLQDGRPVDMVFNPLGVPSRMNVGQIFECSLGLAGDLLGRHYRIAPFDERYEQEASRKLVFSELYEASKQTANPWVFEPEYPGKSRIFDGRTGDPFDQPVIIGKPYILKLIHQVDDKIHGRSSGHYALVTQQPLRGRAKQGGQRVGEMEVWALEGFGVAHMLQEMLTYKSDHIRARQEILGTTIIGRTIPKPADAPESFRLLVRELRSLALELNHFLVSEKNFRINRKEA; encoded by the coding sequence ATGTCTACAATACCTGGATTTAATCAAATACAATTTGAAGGATTTTGTAGGTTCATTGATGAGGGCTTAACAGAAGAACTTTATAAGTTTCCAAAAATTGAAGATACAAATCAAGAAATTGAATTTCAATTATTTGTGGAAACATATCAATTGGTAGAACCATTGATAAAAGAAAGAGATGCTGTATATGAATCGCTTACATATTCTTGTGAATTATATGTATCTGCGGGATTAATTTGGAAAAACAGTAGAGATATGCAAGAACAAAAAATCTTTATTGGAAACATTCCTCTAATGAATTCCTTGGGAACTTCTATAGTAAATGGAATATACAGAATTGTGATCAATCAAATATTGCAAAGCCCCGGTATATATTACCGGTCAGAATTGGACAATAACGGAATTTTTGTTTATACCGGCACCATAATATCAGATTGGGGGGGAAGATTAGAATTAGAAATTGATAGAAAAGCAAGGATATGGGCTCGTGTGAGTAGGAAACAAAAAATATCTATTCTAGTTCTATCATCAGCTATGGGTTCGAATCTAAGAGAAATTCTAGAGAATGTTTGCTACCCTGAGATTCTTTTGTCTTTCCTGAATGATAAGGATAAAAAAAAAATGGGTTCAAAAGAGAATGCCATTTTGGAGTTTTATCAACAATTTGCTTGTGTAGGCGGAGATCCAGTATTTTCTGAATCCTTATGTAAGGAATTACAAAAGAAATTCTTTCAGCAAAGATGTGAATTAGGAAAGATTGGTCGACGAAATATGAACCAGAGACTGAATCTTGATATACCTCATAACACTACATTTTTGTTACCGCGAGATATATTGGCAGCTACGGATCATTTAATTGGAATGAAATTTGGAATGGGTACACTTGACGATATGAATCATTTGAAAAATAAACGTATTCGTTCTGTAGCGGATCTCTTACAAGATCAATTCGGATTGGCTCTGGTTCGTTTAGAAAATATGATTAGAGGAACTATAGGCGGAGCAATTAGGCATAAATTAATACCGACTCCTCAGAATTTGGTAACTTCAACTCCATTAACAACCACTTATGAATCTTTTTTCGGATTACACCCACTATCTCAAGTTTTGGATCGAACTAATCCATTAACGCAAATAGTTCATGGGAGAAAATCGAGTTATTTGGGCCCTGGAGGATTGACGGGGCGAACTGCTAGTTTTCGGATACGAGATATCCATCCTAGTCACTATGGACGCATTTGCCCAATTGACACGTCTGAAGGAATTAATGTTGGCCTTATTGGATCCTTAGCAATTCATGCGAGAATTGGTCATTGGGGGTACCTAGAAAGTCCATTTTATGAAATCTATGAGAGATCCAAAAGAGTGCGGATGCTTTATTTATCACCAAGTAGAGATGAATACTATATTGTAGCGGCAGGAAATTCTTTGGCGCTTAATCGAGGTATTCAAGAAGAACAGGTTGTTCCAGCTCGATACCGTCAAGAATTCCTGACTATTGAATGGGAACAAGTCCATCTTCGAAGTATTTTTCCCTTCCAATATTTTTCTATTGGAGCTTCCCTCATTCCTTTTATCGAACATAATGATGCGAATCGAGCTTTAATGAGTTCTAATATGCAACGTCAGGCAGTTCCACTTTCTCGGTCAGAAAAGTGCATTGTTGGAACTGGGTTGGAACGCCAAGCGGCTCTAGATTCAGGGGCTCTCGCTATAGCTGAACACGAGGGAAAGATCATTTATACCGATACTGACAAAATCCTTTTATCGGGCAAGGGAGATATTCTAAGTATTCCATTAGTTATGTATCAACGTTCTAACAAAAATACTTGTATGCATCAAAAACCACGGGTTCCGCGAGGTAAATGCATCAAAAAGGGACAAATTTTAGCAGACGGTGCTGCTACAGTTGGTGGCGAACTTGCTTTGGGAAAAAACGTATTAGTAGCTTATATGCCATGGGAGGGTTACAATTCTGAGGATGCGGTACTCATTAGCGAGCGTCTAGTATATGGAGATATTTATACTTCTTTTCACATACGGAAATATGAAATTCAGACTCATGTGACAAGCCACGGCCCTGAAAGAATCACTAACGAAATACCGCATCTCAAAGCCCACCTACTTCGCAATTTAGACAAAAATGGAATTGTGATGCTGGGATCTTGGGTAGAGACGGGCGATATTTTAGTAGGTAAATTAACGCCTCAGATGTCGAAAGAATCGTCGTATGCCCCGGAGGATAGATTATTACGAGCCATACTTGGCATTCAGGTATCCACTTCAAAGGAAACTTGTCTAAAACTACCTATAGGTGGTAGGGGTCGAGTTATTGATGTGAGGTGGATCCAGAAAAAAGGGGCTTCTAGTTATAATCCAGAAATTATTCGTGTATATATTTCACAGAAACGTGAAATCAAAGTAGGTGATAAAGTAGCTGGAAGGCATGGAAATAAGGGTATCATTTCCAAAATTTTGCCTAGACAAGATATGCCTTATTTGCAAGATGGAAGACCTGTTGATATGGTTTTCAACCCATTAGGAGTACCTTCACGAATGAATGTAGGACAGATATTTGAATGTTCGCTTGGGTTAGCGGGGGATCTGCTAGGTAGACATTATCGAATAGCACCTTTTGATGAGAGATATGAACAAGAGGCTTCGAGAAAACTAGTGTTTTCTGAATTATATGAAGCCAGTAAGCAAACAGCGAATCCATGGGTATTTGAACCCGAGTATCCGGGAAAAAGCAGAATATTTGATGGAAGAACGGGGGATCCTTTTGACCAACCTGTTATAATAGGAAAGCCTTATATCTTGAAATTAATTCATCAAGTTGATGATAAAATACATGGACGTTCCAGCGGACATTATGCACTTGTTACACAACAACCCCTTAGAGGAAGGGCTAAGCAAGGAGGACAGCGGGTAGGAGAAATGGAGGTTTGGGCTCTAGAGGGGTTTGGTGTTGCTCATATGTTACAAGAAATGCTTACTTATAAATCTGATCATATTAGAGCTCGCCAGGAAATACTTGGTACTACGATCATTGGAAGAACAATACCTAAACCTGCGGATGCTCCAGAATCTTTTCGATTGCTCGTTCGAGAACTACGATCTTTGGCTTTGGAACTTAATCATTTCCTTGTATCTGAGAAGAACTTCCGGATTAATAGGAAGGAAGCTTAA
- the petN gene encoding cytochrome b6/f complex subunit VIII, which produces MDIVSLAWAALMVVFTFSLSLVVWGRSGL; this is translated from the coding sequence ATGGATATAGTAAGTCTCGCTTGGGCTGCTTTAATGGTAGTCTTTACATTTTCTCTTTCACTCGTAGTATGGGGTAGAAGTGGACTCTAG
- the psbM gene encoding photosystem II protein M produces the protein MEVNILAFIATALFILVPTAFLLIIYVKTVSQNDSFE, from the coding sequence ATGGAAGTAAATATTCTCGCATTTATTGCTACTGCACTGTTCATTCTAGTTCCTACTGCTTTTTTACTTATAATATACGTAAAAACAGTCAGCCAAAATGATTCATTTGAATGA